Proteins from one Microbacterium sp. Root553 genomic window:
- a CDS encoding cation:proton antiporter yields MDAEIFYVLVGAVIVAAIARWRGWPAPLLVTVVALAASFLPFVPDVEIDGHLLLNLVLPPLLYSAALDVSFVGFKRSLPQIRRLGITLVLLTSVAVGLVAWWILPSLTLPGALLLGAIVAPPDAVSAAAIGRKLGLPRRIMTVLSGESLINDATSLTLYRVFAAIIAGATVGIVDGIGQFLMAVGVGVAIGLVFGIVLHQLRMRINDAVVIGTFGLLAPFGAYAIAEHLLGSGVLAVVAMGLYVGYNSPRTDYTTRQQEKPLWLSADLLLESFVFAYIGLQFPRVLSDLGGEEVGRILLLSGAVLLVVLVMRPLYVYPANLWANRQDRRRLERWDRSVASGAFEARRRESKRWKQYTPEELRSQIVRDRMAGLQLTWKDNAVISWAGMRGVVTLATALAAADLAALDTEPSHAIVVVAFIVTVGTLLLQGLTLPLLIRGLGIASDVEDEDDERAIADIRAKSREAGMAFLAEKRVEWEDKYGAVDLSVFDAFTKRMTRVEKDTDEAQEVEDAAARPSYDDLVALSRGWLQVRRDILLSERDAGNLDEEVMRELMTAMDAEELALDTRGATRQQGRA; encoded by the coding sequence ATGGATGCGGAGATCTTCTATGTGCTGGTCGGTGCTGTCATCGTGGCGGCCATCGCCCGATGGCGGGGGTGGCCGGCGCCGCTGCTCGTGACGGTGGTCGCGCTCGCGGCATCCTTCCTGCCGTTCGTGCCCGATGTCGAGATCGACGGGCATCTGCTGCTGAACCTCGTGCTGCCGCCGCTGCTGTACTCGGCGGCGCTCGACGTCTCGTTCGTCGGCTTCAAGCGCAGCCTGCCCCAGATCCGCCGACTCGGGATCACGCTCGTGCTGCTCACCTCGGTCGCCGTCGGGCTCGTCGCGTGGTGGATCCTGCCCTCGCTCACCCTGCCCGGCGCCCTGCTGCTCGGGGCGATCGTGGCTCCGCCCGATGCCGTCTCGGCGGCGGCGATCGGCCGCAAGCTCGGGCTTCCGCGTCGCATCATGACGGTGCTGTCGGGCGAGAGCCTGATCAACGACGCGACCTCGCTGACCCTGTACCGGGTGTTCGCGGCGATCATCGCCGGCGCCACGGTGGGCATCGTCGACGGCATCGGCCAGTTCCTGATGGCCGTCGGGGTCGGCGTCGCGATCGGTCTCGTGTTCGGCATCGTGCTGCACCAGCTGCGCATGCGCATCAATGACGCCGTCGTGATCGGCACGTTCGGGCTGCTCGCCCCCTTCGGTGCCTACGCGATCGCCGAGCACCTGCTGGGTTCGGGTGTGCTCGCGGTGGTCGCGATGGGCCTCTACGTCGGATACAACTCCCCCCGTACCGACTACACGACCCGCCAGCAGGAGAAGCCGTTGTGGCTGTCGGCGGACCTGCTGCTCGAGAGCTTCGTCTTCGCGTACATCGGTCTGCAGTTCCCCCGGGTGCTCAGCGACCTCGGTGGCGAGGAGGTGGGCCGCATCCTGCTGCTGTCGGGCGCCGTGCTGCTGGTCGTCCTCGTCATGCGACCCCTGTACGTCTACCCGGCGAACCTGTGGGCGAACCGGCAGGACCGGCGCCGGCTGGAACGCTGGGATCGCTCCGTCGCCTCGGGCGCCTTCGAAGCGCGTCGCCGTGAGTCGAAACGCTGGAAGCAGTACACCCCCGAAGAGCTGCGGTCCCAGATCGTGCGCGATCGCATGGCGGGACTCCAGCTGACGTGGAAGGACAATGCGGTGATCTCGTGGGCGGGGATGCGTGGCGTGGTCACGCTCGCGACCGCGCTCGCCGCGGCCGATCTCGCGGCCCTCGACACCGAGCCGTCGCACGCGATCGTCGTCGTCGCTTTCATCGTGACGGTCGGCACCCTGCTGCTGCAGGGCCTCACGCTGCCGCTGCTGATCCGCGGGCTCGGTATCGCCAGCGATGTCGAAGACGAGGACGACGAGAGGGCGATCGCCGACATCAGGGCCAAGAGCCGCGAGGCGGGTATGGCGTTCCTCGCCGAGAAGCGCGTCGAGTGGGAGGACAAGTACGGCGCGGTGGACCTCAGCGTGTTCGACGCCTTCACCAAGCGCATGACCCGGGTCGAGAAGGACACGGATGAGGCGCAGGAGGTCGAGGATGCGGCGGCGCGGCCCTCGTACGACGACCTCGTCGCCCTGTCTCGGGGGTGGTTGCAGGTGCGCCGCGACATCCTGCTGTCCGAGCGCGACGCCGGCAACCTCGACGAAGAGGTCATGCGCGAGCTGATGACCGCGATGGACGCCGAGGAACTCGCGCTCGACACCCGTGGTGCCACGCGTCAGCAGGGTCGCGCGTAG
- a CDS encoding dicarboxylate/amino acid:cation symporter, translated as MSTTARPTKAPDTRGPVRKLLTSFGFQILAALVLGIAAGLIARQLGATADSPNGLSATLDTIGSSYVTLLRAAVVPLIFTAIVASISNLRRVQNAARLAGQTLLWFAITAFIAVTIGITLGLVLQPGSRAGEGLEPSDPYTVGTWWNFLLGLIPQNFLGLSVSTNPGATDGTFSSSVNFNILQVIVVAVAVGIAALKAGKKAEPFLAFTESLLKVIQRVLWWIIRIAPIGTFGLIGAAVVKYGWEKLAALGWFAIAVYIGLALVLFVVYPVLVKTHGLSIRQYFSGVWPAVQLGFVSRSSIGTLPLTERVTERNLGVPRSYASFAVPFGATTKMDGCAAIYPAIAAIFVAQFFGIELNFVQYLLIVLVSVVGSAATAGTTGATVMLTLTLSTLGLPLEGVGLLLAIDPILDMGRTAVNVAGQALVPAIVAKREGILDEELYNAPREGLPFADDSDDDEADAAASENAPVGTR; from the coding sequence ATGAGCACCACCGCCCGCCCCACGAAGGCGCCAGACACCCGAGGTCCCGTCCGGAAGCTGCTGACGTCGTTCGGCTTCCAGATCCTCGCCGCCCTCGTCCTCGGCATCGCCGCAGGCCTGATCGCCCGCCAGCTCGGCGCCACGGCCGACAGCCCGAACGGCCTGTCCGCCACCCTCGACACGATCGGCAGCTCGTACGTCACGCTGCTGCGCGCCGCCGTCGTACCGCTGATCTTCACTGCGATCGTCGCCAGCATCTCGAACCTGCGTCGGGTGCAGAACGCCGCTCGCCTCGCGGGCCAGACCCTGCTGTGGTTCGCGATCACCGCGTTCATCGCCGTGACCATCGGCATCACGCTCGGCCTCGTGCTGCAGCCCGGTTCGCGTGCCGGCGAGGGCCTCGAACCCAGCGACCCGTACACGGTCGGCACGTGGTGGAACTTCCTGCTGGGTCTGATCCCGCAGAACTTCCTCGGTCTCAGCGTGAGCACCAACCCCGGCGCCACCGACGGCACGTTCAGCTCGAGCGTGAACTTCAACATCCTGCAGGTCATCGTCGTCGCCGTCGCGGTCGGCATCGCCGCGCTCAAGGCGGGCAAGAAGGCCGAGCCCTTCCTCGCCTTCACCGAGTCGCTGCTCAAGGTCATCCAGCGCGTGCTGTGGTGGATCATCCGCATCGCCCCGATCGGCACGTTCGGACTCATCGGCGCCGCGGTCGTCAAGTACGGCTGGGAGAAGCTCGCCGCCCTCGGCTGGTTCGCCATCGCGGTCTACATCGGCCTCGCGCTCGTGCTGTTCGTCGTCTACCCGGTGCTCGTCAAGACGCACGGGCTGTCGATCAGGCAGTACTTCTCGGGCGTGTGGCCCGCCGTGCAGCTCGGCTTCGTGAGCCGCTCCTCGATCGGCACACTGCCCCTGACCGAGCGCGTGACCGAGCGCAACCTCGGCGTGCCCCGCTCGTACGCCTCGTTCGCCGTGCCGTTCGGCGCGACCACGAAGATGGACGGATGCGCGGCGATCTACCCGGCCATCGCCGCGATCTTCGTCGCCCAGTTCTTCGGCATCGAGCTGAACTTCGTGCAGTACCTGCTGATCGTGCTGGTCTCGGTCGTCGGCTCCGCCGCCACGGCGGGCACCACCGGAGCGACCGTCATGCTCACCCTCACGCTATCGACCCTCGGTCTGCCGCTCGAAGGTGTCGGTCTGCTGCTCGCGATCGACCCGATCCTCGACATGGGCCGCACTGCGGTCAACGTCGCAGGCCAGGCGCTCGTCCCCGCGATCGTCGCCAAGCGCGAGGGCATCCTCGACGAGGAGCTCTACAACGCGCCGCGCGAGGGGCTGCCGTTCGCAGACGACTCGGACGACGACGAGGCGGATGCCGCGGCATCCGAGAACGCGCCCGTCGGCACTCGCTGA
- a CDS encoding YbjQ family protein, with product MFIVTTNDVPGYRITQVLGEVMGLTVRSTDFGQGFTAGFRSLGGGEIPEYTQVMYEARQVVMQRMWDQSLQRGGNAIVAMRFDAGSIANFTEICAYGTAVVVEPLAPAASAPQPPQPQQA from the coding sequence ATGTTCATCGTGACGACCAACGACGTGCCGGGCTACCGCATCACCCAGGTGCTGGGCGAGGTGATGGGTCTGACCGTGCGGTCGACAGACTTCGGTCAGGGGTTCACCGCCGGATTCCGCTCGCTCGGCGGCGGCGAGATCCCCGAGTACACGCAGGTCATGTACGAGGCCCGCCAGGTGGTGATGCAGCGGATGTGGGATCAGTCCCTGCAGCGTGGCGGCAATGCGATTGTCGCGATGCGGTTCGATGCGGGATCGATCGCGAACTTCACCGAGATCTGCGCGTACGGCACCGCCGTCGTGGTCGAGCCCCTCGCGCCGGCGGCTTCCGCGCCGCAGCCGCCGCAGCCGCAGCAGGCCTGA
- a CDS encoding helix-turn-helix domain-containing protein yields MSPAENDDELTGIHCRLDELLAERGMTLTELSTRVGVSIVNLSVLKNDRARAIRYSTLRAICDALACEVGDLLVLA; encoded by the coding sequence ATGAGCCCGGCGGAGAACGACGACGAGCTCACCGGCATCCACTGCCGACTCGACGAGCTGCTCGCGGAACGCGGCATGACGCTCACCGAGCTGAGCACCCGCGTGGGCGTCAGCATCGTCAACCTGTCGGTGCTGAAGAACGACAGGGCGCGGGCGATCCGCTATTCCACGCTTCGGGCGATCTGCGACGCGCTCGCCTGCGAGGTCGGCGACCTGCTGGTGCTCGCCTAG
- a CDS encoding ATP-dependent Clp protease ATP-binding subunit: MFERFTDRARRVVVLAQEEAKMLNHNYIGTEHILLGLIHEGEGVAAKALESLGISLDAVREQVQDIIGQGQQQPTGHIPFTPRAKKVLELSLREALQLGHNYIGTEHILLGLIREGEGVAAQVLVKLGADLNKVRQQVIQLLSGAPGREPAAVGAQSNDTPSAQGGSQVLDQFGRNLTQAARDNKLDPVIGREKEIERVMQILSRRSKNNPVLIGEPGVGKTAVVEGLAQAIVKGDVPETLKDKQLYSLDLGSLIAGSRYRGDFEERLKKVTKEIRTRGDIIVFIDEIHTLVGAGAAEGAIDAASILKPLLARGELQTIGATTLDEYRKHFEKDAALERRFQSIQVNEPSLPHTINILKGLRDRYEAHHKVQITDGAIVAASNLADRYVSDRFLPDKAIDLIDEAGARLRLSILSSPPELREFDEKIAKVREQKEVASEDQDFEKAASLRDEEKSLLAERLRLEKQWRSGDVATAAVVDEGLIAEVLAQATGIPVFKLTEEESSRLVFMEKALHQRVIGQEEAIAALSKTIRRQRAGLKDPKRPSGSFIFAGPTGVGKTELAKALAEFLFDDEAALISLDMSEFGEKHTVSRLFGAPPGFVGFEEGGQLTEKVRRKPFSVVLFDEIEKAHPDIFNSLLQILEEGRLTDGQGRMIDFKNTVIIMTTNLGARDIAGGPVGFQIEGVNSTSYERMKGKVNEELKRNFKPEFLNRVDDIIVFPQLSKSELVQIVDLFTKRLGERLLDRDMTIELSQTAKERLIEIGFDPALGARPLRRAMQHEVEDRLSEKILHGELNPGDHVKVDAKDGEFLFEHGPRGEKVAVGVNTGGEISATPDLAVASGE, translated from the coding sequence ATGTTCGAGAGATTCACGGACCGAGCCCGTCGAGTGGTCGTCCTCGCCCAAGAAGAGGCGAAGATGCTCAACCACAACTACATCGGCACCGAGCACATCCTGCTCGGCCTCATCCACGAGGGTGAGGGTGTCGCAGCCAAGGCACTCGAAAGCCTCGGCATCTCCCTTGACGCCGTCCGCGAGCAGGTTCAGGACATCATCGGACAGGGTCAGCAGCAGCCCACCGGTCACATCCCGTTCACGCCGCGCGCCAAGAAGGTGCTCGAGCTCAGCCTCCGCGAGGCTCTGCAGCTCGGTCACAACTACATCGGCACCGAGCACATCCTGCTCGGTCTCATCCGCGAGGGCGAGGGTGTCGCAGCCCAGGTCCTGGTCAAGCTCGGCGCCGACCTCAACAAGGTCCGCCAGCAGGTCATCCAGCTCCTCTCCGGAGCACCGGGACGCGAGCCCGCCGCCGTCGGTGCGCAGTCGAACGACACCCCGAGCGCCCAGGGCGGCTCGCAGGTGCTCGACCAGTTCGGCCGCAACCTCACGCAGGCCGCGCGCGACAACAAGCTCGACCCGGTGATCGGGCGCGAGAAGGAGATCGAGCGGGTCATGCAGATCCTGTCTCGTCGCTCCAAGAACAACCCCGTCCTCATCGGCGAGCCCGGCGTCGGCAAGACCGCCGTCGTCGAGGGCCTCGCTCAGGCGATCGTCAAGGGCGATGTGCCCGAGACGCTGAAGGACAAGCAGCTCTATTCGCTCGACCTCGGCTCGCTCATCGCCGGATCCCGCTACCGCGGTGACTTCGAGGAGCGCCTCAAGAAGGTCACCAAGGAGATCCGCACGCGCGGCGACATCATCGTCTTCATCGACGAGATCCACACCCTCGTGGGTGCGGGTGCCGCCGAAGGCGCGATCGACGCGGCGAGCATCCTCAAGCCGCTGCTCGCCCGTGGAGAGCTCCAGACCATCGGTGCCACCACGCTCGACGAGTACCGCAAGCACTTCGAGAAGGATGCCGCTCTCGAGCGCCGCTTCCAGTCGATCCAGGTGAACGAGCCGAGCCTCCCTCACACGATCAACATCCTCAAGGGACTGCGCGACCGGTACGAGGCGCACCACAAGGTGCAGATCACCGACGGCGCCATCGTCGCGGCCTCGAACCTCGCCGACCGTTACGTGTCGGACCGGTTCCTGCCCGACAAGGCCATCGACCTGATCGACGAGGCCGGCGCCCGCCTGCGACTGTCGATCCTGTCGTCGCCGCCGGAGCTGCGCGAGTTCGACGAGAAGATCGCCAAGGTCCGCGAGCAGAAGGAAGTCGCCTCCGAGGACCAGGACTTCGAGAAGGCCGCATCGCTGCGCGACGAGGAGAAGAGCCTCCTCGCGGAGCGCCTCCGCCTCGAGAAGCAGTGGCGCTCGGGTGACGTCGCGACCGCTGCGGTCGTCGACGAGGGTCTGATCGCCGAGGTGCTCGCACAGGCCACCGGCATCCCGGTCTTCAAGCTGACGGAAGAGGAGTCCTCGCGACTCGTCTTCATGGAGAAGGCGCTGCACCAGCGCGTCATCGGTCAGGAGGAGGCCATCGCGGCACTCTCCAAGACCATCCGTCGTCAGCGCGCCGGCCTCAAGGACCCGAAGCGTCCCTCGGGCTCGTTCATCTTCGCCGGCCCCACGGGCGTCGGAAAGACCGAGCTCGCCAAGGCGCTCGCCGAGTTCCTGTTCGACGACGAGGCCGCTCTCATCTCGCTCGACATGAGCGAGTTCGGTGAGAAGCACACCGTCTCCCGTCTGTTCGGTGCCCCTCCCGGGTTCGTCGGATTCGAAGAGGGTGGCCAGCTCACCGAGAAGGTGCGTCGTAAGCCGTTCAGCGTGGTGCTGTTCGACGAGATCGAGAAGGCCCACCCGGACATCTTCAACTCGCTCCTGCAGATCCTCGAAGAGGGTCGTCTGACCGACGGTCAGGGACGCATGATCGACTTCAAGAACACCGTCATCATCATGACCACCAACCTCGGTGCTCGTGACATCGCGGGCGGTCCGGTCGGCTTCCAGATCGAGGGCGTCAACTCGACCAGCTACGAGCGGATGAAGGGCAAGGTCAACGAGGAGCTCAAGCGCAACTTCAAGCCCGAGTTCCTCAACCGTGTCGACGACATCATCGTGTTCCCGCAGCTGTCGAAGAGCGAGCTCGTGCAGATCGTCGATCTGTTCACGAAGCGGCTCGGAGAGCGTCTGCTCGACCGTGACATGACGATCGAGCTCTCGCAGACGGCCAAGGAGCGTCTCATCGAGATCGGGTTCGATCCGGCACTCGGTGCCCGCCCGCTGCGTCGCGCGATGCAGCACGAGGTCGAGGACCGCCTGTCGGAGAAGATCCTGCACGGCGAGCTCAACCCCGGCGACCACGTGAAGGTCGATGCGAAGGACGGCGAGTTCCTGTTCGAGCACGGTCCCCGTGGCGAGAAGGTCGCGGTCGGCGTGAACACCGGCGGAGAGATCTCGGCCACCCCCGACCTGGCGGTCGCCAGCGGGGAGTGA
- a CDS encoding amino-acid N-acetyltransferase, whose product MSEYIVRPARSADIVGIRNLLQPMVEQRILLGKDLAVLYGAVQEFVVAEADGELIGCGALHVFWEDLGEVRTLLVREDWLHHGVGGAIVGHLEDQARVLGLSRLFCLTFEVDFFGRRGYTPIGEQVVDSDVYSQLLRSGDAGVEEFLDLAHVKPNTLGNTRMLKALN is encoded by the coding sequence GTGAGTGAGTACATCGTCCGTCCGGCGCGCAGCGCGGACATCGTCGGCATCCGCAACCTGCTGCAGCCGATGGTCGAGCAGCGGATCCTCCTCGGCAAGGATCTCGCCGTCCTCTACGGCGCGGTGCAGGAGTTCGTCGTGGCCGAAGCCGACGGGGAACTGATCGGGTGCGGTGCACTGCACGTGTTCTGGGAGGACCTCGGCGAGGTGCGCACTCTGCTCGTCCGAGAGGACTGGCTGCACCACGGCGTCGGCGGAGCCATCGTGGGGCATCTCGAAGACCAGGCGCGGGTGCTCGGTCTCAGCCGGCTGTTCTGCCTCACGTTCGAGGTCGATTTCTTCGGGCGTCGTGGTTACACGCCCATCGGCGAGCAGGTCGTCGACTCCGATGTGTACTCGCAGCTGCTGCGCAGCGGGGATGCGGGAGTCGAGGAGTTCCTCGACCTCGCCCACGTCAAGCCGAACACGCTCGGCAACACCAGGATGCTCAAGGCCCTCAACTAA
- the radA gene encoding DNA repair protein RadA, translating into MATRKPAPPAYVCTECGWTTAKWVGRCAECQQWGTVQEQGAQTGILSRITPLAPTAAKAARPITQITTEDAPRRTSGVGEFDRVLGGGIVPGAAILLSGEPGVGKSTLLLEVAAKAASSGRRVLYASAEESPAQVRLRAERTGALHDELYLASETDLATILGHIDEVQPQLVIVDSVQTVSSSLIDGAAGQPSQVREVASALIRVAKDRGLPIIIVGHVTKDGQVAGPRVLEHLVDVVCHFEGDRQTSLRFIRALKNRFGPTDEVGCFEMTGDGIAEVPDPSGLFLSQGATEPGTCVAISLEGRRALPVEVQALTITTTAPNPRRVVHGLDSSRVAMVLAILERRAGIKTSTLDVYVSTVGGVRFTEPAADLAIAIAVAGSIQQISVPRTVAAVGELSLAGEIRPVTQSAQRRSEAARLGYEQVVDDRSKTLRAALNDVRARNTNRRSDADIPPF; encoded by the coding sequence ATGGCCACCCGAAAACCCGCCCCTCCCGCCTACGTCTGCACCGAGTGCGGATGGACGACGGCGAAGTGGGTCGGCCGCTGCGCCGAGTGCCAGCAGTGGGGCACCGTGCAGGAGCAGGGCGCGCAGACCGGCATCCTGAGCCGGATCACTCCCCTCGCCCCGACGGCGGCGAAGGCCGCCCGACCGATCACGCAGATCACGACCGAAGACGCTCCCCGTCGCACGAGCGGGGTGGGCGAGTTCGACCGCGTGCTCGGCGGCGGCATCGTGCCGGGCGCCGCGATCCTGCTCAGCGGCGAGCCCGGCGTGGGCAAGTCGACTCTGCTGCTCGAGGTCGCTGCCAAGGCCGCCTCCTCGGGCCGGCGCGTGCTCTACGCGAGCGCCGAGGAGTCCCCCGCCCAGGTGCGACTGCGCGCCGAGCGCACCGGCGCGCTGCACGACGAGCTCTACCTCGCCAGCGAGACCGACCTCGCGACGATCCTCGGGCACATCGACGAGGTGCAGCCGCAGCTCGTGATCGTCGACTCGGTGCAGACGGTGTCGTCGTCGCTCATCGATGGAGCAGCGGGTCAGCCGAGCCAGGTGCGCGAGGTGGCATCGGCGCTGATCCGCGTGGCGAAAGACCGCGGCCTGCCGATCATCATCGTCGGTCACGTCACGAAAGACGGCCAGGTGGCCGGCCCCCGGGTGCTCGAGCATCTCGTCGACGTCGTGTGTCACTTCGAGGGCGACAGGCAGACGTCGCTGCGGTTCATCCGCGCGCTGAAGAACCGGTTCGGCCCGACCGACGAGGTCGGATGCTTCGAGATGACGGGCGACGGCATCGCCGAGGTCCCCGATCCGTCCGGCCTGTTCCTCTCGCAGGGCGCGACCGAGCCGGGCACGTGCGTGGCGATCTCCCTCGAAGGGCGCCGTGCGCTCCCCGTCGAGGTCCAGGCGCTCACGATCACCACCACCGCTCCGAATCCGCGACGCGTCGTGCACGGTCTCGACTCGTCGCGGGTGGCGATGGTGCTGGCGATCCTCGAGCGGCGCGCGGGGATCAAGACCAGCACGCTCGACGTGTACGTGTCGACGGTCGGCGGTGTGCGCTTCACGGAACCGGCCGCAGATCTCGCCATCGCCATCGCCGTCGCCGGGTCGATCCAGCAGATCTCCGTGCCACGCACCGTCGCCGCAGTCGGCGAGCTCAGCCTCGCGGGCGAGATCCGTCCCGTGACCCAATCGGCTCAGCGTCGCTCCGAGGCCGCGCGACTCGGCTACGAGCAGGTCGTCGACGATCGGTCGAAGACGCTGCGCGCCGCACTCAATGACGTCAGGGCTCGAAACACGAACCGCCGCAGCGACGCCGACATCCCGCCCTTCTGA
- a CDS encoding helix-turn-helix transcriptional regulator, giving the protein MANGGPVCGPISTFSRVQILHLVQTRAERTIDELCRATGLHPNTVREHLQRLIEGGYVIQASEHRTTRGRPRTLYSAATGTADASSPIARNKAKAAAERGDLLRRVLPASASALGRDATYQLDALIEHLEESGFEPVVDDEQLTVDLSPCPHAAGRAEDRPMLCTVHLGLMQGVLTQAGGPLAAEAVRTPALPADCAVPAECVVQLTLTEMTAA; this is encoded by the coding sequence ATGGCCAATGGCGGGCCCGTCTGCGGGCCGATCTCGACGTTCTCCCGAGTGCAGATCCTGCATCTCGTGCAGACGCGCGCGGAGCGGACGATCGACGAGCTGTGCCGGGCCACCGGCCTGCATCCGAACACCGTGCGCGAGCACCTGCAGCGCCTCATCGAAGGCGGCTACGTGATCCAGGCGAGCGAGCACCGCACCACCCGCGGCCGCCCGCGCACCCTGTACAGCGCCGCCACCGGGACGGCCGACGCGTCGAGCCCCATCGCGAGGAACAAAGCCAAGGCCGCCGCCGAGCGCGGCGACCTGCTGCGCCGGGTGCTGCCGGCATCCGCCTCGGCTCTGGGTCGCGACGCGACCTATCAGCTGGACGCCCTGATCGAACACTTGGAAGAGAGCGGCTTCGAGCCCGTCGTCGATGACGAGCAGCTCACCGTCGATCTCAGCCCCTGCCCGCACGCAGCGGGCCGCGCCGAAGACCGTCCGATGCTGTGCACCGTGCACCTCGGCCTCATGCAGGGGGTGCTCACCCAAGCCGGTGGGCCACTCGCTGCCGAGGCCGTGCGCACCCCCGCCCTCCCGGCGGACTGCGCTGTGCCTGCGGAGTGCGTCGTACAGCTGACGCTGACGGAGATGACCGCCGCCTAG
- a CDS encoding cytochrome ubiquinol oxidase subunit I has protein sequence MEWLDPLVLSRWQFGLTTVYHYLFVPLTIGMALVAAIFQTAWVRTGKVQYLHLTRFFGKIFLINFAMGVVTGIVQEFQFGMNWSDYSRFVGDVFGAPLAFEGLLAFFFEATFIGLWIFGWDKLPQKLHLATIWCVSIGSILSAYFIIAANAFMQNPVGYEYNPVTNRAELVDFWALLTNPVALAAFPHTIFGALMFAAGVVISVSAWHLARGQHFDTMRISLKFGLWAMIFSTAGVVLTGDQLGLAMYAAQPMKMAAAEATFNTVCGPDASFSLFTLGTPDGSSELFSIRVPYLLSLLSTHTFDACVHGINDLNAEYASTFADTGLTEFAPILWVTYWAFRWMIGLGMAAALVAVVGLWVTRKGAKKPPAPWMWKLAIWSFPLALVANIMGWVFTEMGRQPWIVFGLMTTQDGVSPGVSGVEVLISLIAFTAIYAALAVVEIRLIIRAAQKGPDTEEQPHEETAQLPSVVY, from the coding sequence ATGGAATGGCTCGACCCGCTGGTCCTGTCCCGATGGCAGTTCGGACTCACCACCGTCTACCACTACCTGTTCGTGCCGCTCACGATCGGCATGGCGCTCGTCGCCGCGATCTTCCAGACCGCGTGGGTGCGCACCGGCAAGGTGCAGTACCTACACCTCACGCGGTTCTTCGGCAAGATCTTCCTGATCAACTTCGCCATGGGCGTGGTCACGGGTATCGTGCAGGAGTTCCAGTTCGGCATGAACTGGTCGGACTACTCCCGCTTCGTCGGTGATGTGTTCGGCGCCCCGCTCGCCTTCGAGGGACTGCTGGCCTTCTTCTTCGAGGCGACGTTCATCGGGCTGTGGATCTTCGGGTGGGACAAGCTCCCGCAGAAGCTGCACCTGGCCACCATCTGGTGCGTCTCGATCGGCAGCATCCTCTCGGCGTACTTCATCATCGCCGCGAACGCGTTCATGCAGAATCCGGTCGGCTACGAGTACAACCCCGTCACGAACCGCGCCGAGCTGGTCGACTTCTGGGCGCTGCTCACGAACCCCGTCGCCCTCGCGGCCTTCCCGCACACGATCTTCGGTGCGCTGATGTTCGCAGCCGGTGTCGTGATCTCCGTCTCGGCCTGGCACCTGGCACGGGGTCAGCACTTCGACACGATGCGCATCTCGCTGAAGTTCGGACTCTGGGCGATGATCTTCTCCACCGCGGGCGTCGTGCTCACCGGCGACCAGCTGGGTCTCGCGATGTACGCCGCGCAGCCCATGAAGATGGCCGCGGCGGAGGCGACGTTCAACACGGTGTGCGGACCGGATGCCTCCTTCAGCCTGTTCACGCTCGGCACGCCCGACGGCAGCTCCGAGCTGTTCTCCATCCGTGTGCCGTACCTGCTGTCGCTCCTGTCCACGCACACGTTCGACGCCTGCGTGCACGGCATCAACGATCTGAACGCCGAGTACGCCAGCACCTTCGCCGACACCGGTCTCACCGAGTTCGCCCCGATCCTCTGGGTCACCTACTGGGCGTTCCGCTGGATGATCGGCCTGGGCATGGCCGCAGCGCTCGTCGCCGTCGTCGGACTCTGGGTGACCCGCAAGGGCGCCAAGAAGCCGCCGGCTCCGTGGATGTGGAAGCTCGCGATCTGGTCGTTCCCGCTCGCGCTCGTCGCCAACATCATGGGCTGGGTCTTCACCGAGATGGGCAGACAGCCCTGGATCGTGTTCGGCCTCATGACCACCCAGGACGGCGTCTCGCCCGGTGTCAGCGGCGTCGAGGTGCTCATCTCGCTGATCGCCTTCACCGCGATCTACGCGGCGCTCGCCGTGGTCGAGATCCGTCTCATCATCCGCGCGGCCCAGAAGGGCCCCGACACCGAAGAGCAGCCCCACGAGGAGACGGCCCAGCTGCCGTCGGTCGTGTACTGA